A single genomic interval of Helianthus annuus cultivar XRQ/B chromosome 6, HanXRQr2.0-SUNRISE, whole genome shotgun sequence harbors:
- the LOC110944922 gene encoding putative nuclease HARBI1: protein MASNPWWSSSSDDEEEMFFGNAILRAGQILIEEEEEEEEEEEEIGENERTTNDVQQLYQAHEARHGFPGMLGSIDCMHWEWHSCPTAWRGQYTRGDHGYPTVILEAVASQDLWIWHSFFGLPGSLKDLNVLYQSAIFTDVVNGTGPDTCFTVSGVEYRRGYYLADGIYPSWSTIVKTIPYPEDEKRKKFAKRQEAARKDIERAFGVLQKKWAILAQPARAFTPKRLRLCMYACILLHNMIIEDEGRAICEYDENAPWGNTVPVDPPQQDLNSFSLTNDFTHANLQQDLVEHIWNNVNMVDDDGAEGEDEDE, encoded by the exons ATGGCTTCTAATCCTTGGTGGTCCTCGTCTTCGGATGACGAAGAGGAGATGTTTTTCGGAAACGCTATACTACGGGCGGGACAGATTTTAatcgaagaggaagaggaagaggaagaggaagaggaagaaattGGTGAAAAT GAGCGCACGACAAATGATGTTCAACAGTTGTACCAAGCTCATGAAGCAAGGCACGGGTTTCCGGGAATGCTTGGTAGCATTGATTGTATGCATTGGGAGTGGCATAGTTGCCCGACTGCGTGGCGCGGCCAATATACGCGAGGTGATCACGGATATCCAACCGTGATACTTGAAGCTGTGGCATCACAAGATTTGTGGATATGGCATTCTTTCTTTGGTCTCCCTGGTTCACTCAAAGACCTCAACGTGTTATACCAATCGGCCATTTTTACCGATGTCGTTAATGGAACGGGACCGGACACATGTTTTACAGTTTCTGGGGTAGAGTATAGACGTGGGTATTATCTTGCTGACGGGATATATCCGTCTTGGTCTACAATTGTGAAGACTATTCCATATCCCGAGGACGAAAAACGGAAAAAATTTGCGAAGCGTCAAGAAGCGGCAAGAAAAGACATCGAACGTGCTTTTGGTGTCTTACAAAAAAAATGGGCCATCCTTGCACAACCGGCACGTGCGTTCACCCCAAAAAGGCTGCGTCTTTGTATGTACGCTTGCATTTTGCTCCATAACATGATTATTGAAGACGAGGGTCGGGCGATTTGTGAGTATGATGAGAATGCACCTTGGGGGAACACTGTCCCGGTTGATCCCCCACaacaggatttaaactcgttcTCGCTAACAAACGACTTCACGCATGCAAACCTTCAACAAGATCTGGTAGAACATATTTGGAACAACGTTAACATGGTGGACGATGACGGAGCCGAAGGCGAAGACGAAGACGAGTAG